One part of the Vicia villosa cultivar HV-30 ecotype Madison, WI linkage group LG6, Vvil1.0, whole genome shotgun sequence genome encodes these proteins:
- the LOC131613428 gene encoding heat shock cognate 70 kDa protein-like, which yields MAKKYEGCAVGIDLGTTYSCVAVWLDEHNRVEIIHNDQGNRITPSFVSFKDDQRLIGDAAYYQAASNPTNTIFDAKRLIGRKFSDSVIQDDMKLWPFKVIAGVEDKPVIVVKYKGQEKHFCAEEISSMVLTKLREVAEEFVDFPVKNVVVTVPAYFNDSQRKATIDAGAIAGLNVIRIINEPTAAAFAYGLNKRTKCVGENNIFVFDLGGGTFDVSVLTIKGNLFQVKATAGNTHLGGTDFDNRMVNYFVEELKRKNKIDIDGNPKALRRLRTACERAKRTLSFASVTTIEVENLFQGIDFSSSINRAKFEEINADLFKECMKIVESCLVDAKMDKSSINDVVVVGGSSRIPKVKQYLMEFFNRQDLCMSINPDEAVAYGAAVQAALLSEGFRNVPNLVLQDITPLSLGMFILGDIMSVVIPRNTCIPIKITKGFETTEDNQSLANIQVYEGERTRASDNNLLGSFTLSNIPPAPRGYSINVCFAMDENGILTVTAIDKSTGNMNEITINHYKESLSTKNIKKRIEEAEKYKVEDTKFLRKANAMNALDLSVYNMQKALKKNVNLKLTAQEREDINNAMTVAKNLLDKNNQQKKDTDFLEAHRMKLENMLELIKARTSSEKNRKFSLFRFLSK from the exons ATGGCAAAAAAGTATGAAGGATGTGCAGTGGGAATAGACCTTGGCACAACATATTCTTGTGTGGCTGTGTGGCTTGACGAACACAATAGGGTTGAGATTATTCACAATGATCAAGGCAATAGAATTACACcttcttttgtttctttcaaAGATGATCAAAGGTTGATTGGTGATGCTGCTTATTATCAAGCTGCTTCTAACCCTACCAACACTATCTTTG aTGCTAAGAGGTTAATAGGTAGAAAGtttagtgattctgttattcaAGATGACATGAAGTTGTGGCCATTCAAGGTCATTGCCGGTGTCGAAGACAAACCCGTGATTGTTGTTAAATACAAGGGTCAAGAGAAACACTTTTGTGCAGAGGAAATATCATCTATGGTCCTCACAAAGTTGCGAGAAGTTGCGGAAGAATTTGTAGATTTCCCGGTAAAAAATGTTGTTGTTACTGTGCCGGCTTATTTCAATGATTCTCAACGAAAAGCCACTATAGATGCGGGTGCCATCGCTGGCCTTAATGTTATAAGGATAATCAATGAACCAACAGCTGCTGCTTTCGCATATGGCCTTAACAAGAGAACAAAATGTGTTGGCGAAAacaatatttttgtctttgatctTGGTGGAGGCACTTTTGATGTGTCTGTCCTAACAATAAAAGGCAACCTCTTTCAAGTTAAGGCCACTGCAGGAAACACTCACCTAGGAGGGACAGATTTTGACAATAGAATGGTCAACTACTTTGTGGAGGAACTgaagagaaaaaacaaaattgaCATTGATGGTAATCCAAAAGCCTTGAGAAGGTTGCGTACTGCATGCGAAAGGGCAAAAAGGACGCTCtcttttgcttctgtcaccactATCGAGGTAGAGAATTTATTTCAAGGCATAGACTTTTCTTCGTCTATCAATCGTGCCAAGTTTGAAGAAATCAACGCAGACCTTTTTAAAGAGTGTATGAAAATAGTCGAGAGTTGTCTTGTGGATGCTAAGATGGATAAGAGTAGTATAAACGACGTTGTCGTTGTTGGTGGTTCTTCTAGGATTCCTAAAGTGAAACAATATTTGATGGAATTTTTCAACCGACAGGATTTGTGCATGAGCATCAACCCTGATGAGGCTGTTGCTTATGGAGCAGCAGTACAGGCAGCTTTGTTGAGTGAAGGGTTTAGAAATGTTCCAAACTTGGTGCTGCAAGATATAACACCACTGTCTCTTGGTATGTTTATCTTAGGAGATATCATGAGTGTGGTGATTCCTAGGAACACTTGCATTCCCATCAAGATAACGAAAGGTTTTGAAACAACTGAAGATAACCAATCTCTCGCCAATATTCAGGTTTATGAGGGTGAGAGAACTAGAGCCAGTGATAACAATCTGCTAGGCTCTTTTACTCTTTCGAACATTCCACCTGCACCTCGCGGCTATAGTATCAATGTATGTTTCGCTATGGACGAAAATGGTATTTTGACTGTTACTGCTATAGATAAATCTACTGGCAATATGAATGAGATTACCATAAACCACTACAAAGAAAGTCTGTCtactaaaaacattaaaaaaaggaTTGAAGAAGCTGAGAAGTACAAGGTGGAAGACACTAAATTCTTAAGGAAGGCCAATGCGATGAATGCATTAGATTTAAGTGTTTATAATATGCAGAAGGCATTAAAGAAGAATGTTAATTTAAAGCTGACCGCTCAAGAACGTGAGGACATAAACAATGCAATGACGGTGGCCAAGAATTTGCTTGACAAGAATAACCAACAGAAGAAAGATACTGATTTTCTGGAGGCTCATCGCATGAAGCTGGAGAACATGTTGGAACTCATTAAAGCCAGAACCAGCAGTGAGAAGAACCgcaaattttctttatttagattTCTTTCCAAGTGA